The genomic window caaaaaatgatataaaataacataataatgcatataaaacaaccaatattgataatataataacatggaacaataaaaaaaattatagatcgttggagacgtatcagcccgcgGGAGGCGCGACTCGCCACAATGACCACAACTTGTTGGTGGAGCTCCGCTTCCGAGGAGGGGTTGTGTGGCCTCTTGCAACCCCTAGAGCAGTGTCCTTCGCCACCGCATCTAATGCAGACGATGTGGTTGATGTAGTTCCGCTGGAAGTGACCCTCGCAGAGGCATCACAAGCTGAGGTTGTCCATCTTTGGGGACATCTCGtggcgcggggaagacgaagcAGGGTGGGGAGGTTGTTGCAGCAGCACCTGCAGATCGCGGTCGTGGTGACGCCTCCAAAGCGTCTTCTTGGACGACATGACTGGGGCCCAAGGCGCCACCTGCCATAGGTCTTGCTCCGCTCGACCATGGGTCACAGGGCCACCATGAGCGCCCTCCGCGCGGCGCGCCCGGATGAGACCTCCTGACCGCCACGGACGCCAGACGACTCGAAGCAGGAGGAGATGCCAAGCCCAGAGACCACCAGCCGGTCGCTCGCCCTACGGGAAGGGGCAGCAGCGGAGTTGGGGCTTGAGGCCATGGCATCAGATCCACGCGAAGGATAAGGGGAAGGTGGCCGACGTCGCCGGAGTGGCGGACGGCGGGTGGGGGTGAACGTCGGCGTCGAAGTAACGtgcggcggagagggagaggtgggGTTTTGTCTCCTACTAGGCACTTCCTTCATCTCACAATATAAGCGCGTTTTTGACACAAcgcttatattatgggacggagagtaGGTTTTTTTTAGGCAACTCTCCTAGGTACTACACGAGAGGCGGCAGCCATTGCGAACTCGAACACTTGTCACTCTCCCCACATTTCACAGTCCAACCTCCGATCCCGTCCGTCCATCAGCCTGCACGGACCTCGACGCACCACCCCCCGCAGGCCGCATACCATCCGTCTTGTCCTTTGACCTCCTCCCCCCTCTCTGGTCAGATCAAATCGAGCCTGCCCTTCTCGCTCGCGTCTCCACTCCATTTCCCTTTCccccgaggaggccgccgccgTGACCTGAGAGCACACGCACGCACCATGTGGCGCCGCCtccaaaccctagcccccgccCTCCGCCGCGCTGCCGCCGCAGCCGGCGCGGCCCCCTCCCCGGCCAGCGCCCGGGCCGCTCCCCTCTCCACGGCGGTCGCGGCCTTCCGCCGCACTGGGCTCCTCCTCTCTGGTAAGGCCCAACTGCCCCCTCCCCAGATCTCGTTGTCGTGGAGGTTCCTGGCGCTGATCGACTGGTGGATTGGCGTGTTTCTGCAGCGGACAAGCCGGCGGCGTCAGGGACGAGTGTGGAGGACGTCATGCCCATTGCCACGGGGTTGGAGCGCGAGGAGCTCGAGGCGGAGCTCCAGGTGAGATGGATTGGGCCTTGGGTTTGGAGATTCCGGCTGGAGTGCCCCGTTTGGTTGGGTTCGTGGAATGGGCTGTAATGTCTCGATCTGGTTGTGGTTTCGCAGGGGAAGAAGCGCTTCGACATGGATCCTCCTGTCGGTCCCTTTGGTACCAAGGTGAGGTGTTGATACTAGGTTTATCTTGGCTGTCTGTTATTTGATCTTAATATGGGAATGGGATCATACACGCTTGTTCTGAGCACTTCGGTGTCTAATTTATTGATTGGTAGTTTAATGAATTGATTGGGATGTATCGTGCATGTATCTTTCCAGTAATGTTCTGTGATGTCCTGATGCACTTTGGAGGTTTGTCTATGCACGCAGTTCATCAATATGCCATCATCCATCTGTGCAGAAACTCGTGGGTGTTCTATCTAATGGCTGCTGTGTTTAATTTTTCCTTGTTCCCTGTCTACCATAACATCAATGGTCATTTCATGCTGTTCGGTCAAATGATCATTATTTACCCCTGCCTTTGCTGGTTAATTTGTGATTTTATGAGGTATGACCAAGGGTGTAAACCTTCTTCATGTGATTTTATGAGTTATGACAAAGGctgtaaaccttcttcactggaaATTGCTACATTAGAAGGATTTCTGTTGGCTTAAACTTCTTTTATTAATGCATTAAGTACTGGCTCATTATCTTATGCATTTCACGGttgcatatgtgtgtgtgtgtgtatacataGATATAGATATAATGGGCTGAAAACTTGATTTGTTTACACTATTAAGCAGTGTAATTCAAAAGCTGTTGGGCCATGTTTGGCAACCCTCCAGTTCGCAGATCTGCCAACTCCGCAGGCGGGGCCTGCCTGGACGGTCCAGCTACACGGAGTGAGATCTGTGGAGCACAGAGGGCCCACAGTACAAAATCGCAGAGCACCAGAAATTGGGGTATATGGAGCAGTGATTCACATTGTTGGAGAATATTACCCACAGTCCCGCCGATAAGTGGGAAAAAGTATTTCGCTTTCACTCCCCACTCGTGATGTGAACCAAACCCCTCTGCCTCCACTTACTCCGTGCCACAGATCTCTCCCTCTCATCCCCCCTCTCCTTGCTCTTCACACCATGGCCGAGGACGCCCAGAGTGTCAGCACCGAGGGTAGCCATCGCTGCCGGCAAATCATTCCTGGAGCTCTGAGGCATCTTTGGCGATCCTCCCCGTGCAGAACCTTCCTAGGTGGCGCTCAGGCTGCAAATTGAATGCACCGACCACACAAGCTGTACGGCCAGCAGTAGTAGCTTCCTCCGTCACCTCGCCGGTTTCTCCAGCCAGCAGCATCAAAGTTCCCGCTGTCGGAGTCCTTCCCCAGCCTCACCCTTCGCCACCCTGTGGAAGGCCCCATGCACGGCGGGCACCTTGGCGAACGAGGGCGCACAACAGTCGACACGAGGCTGGAGGGCCCGGTTAAGAAGCGGCCATGAGGCTGGAAGTCCCGTTTAGGAGTCGGTAGGTGGAAACATATGCCCCTGGGTTTTCTCATGTGGGGAGGAAATATATCCGGCTCTGTGAGTGGTGGCTGTTGCGGCGGTGATGACGAGCCCGGAGGTGGAGTCGACTATCGCGAGGAGCCGCTTGTGCAGCAGCCTGCCTGCGGGAGCCGGAAATATATGCCCCTGGGTTTTCTCATGCGCGGAGGACAGGTCAGAGATGGAGAtggtagttttccttttttttatcgGAAAGTTCTGGAAGAGAATTCAGGGAGATGCTACTTGTTTGGCTCAAAGCTCTGGCCTGCCATCTGCCCCGAAGATGCCAGATGCTATTTTATTTGGCTGCCAGCCCGTACCACGAACCGGGAGATGCTATTTTATCGGGCTGTCAGCccgtgccacgaaccgggagcCGGAGCGAGGCAACCGAACGGAACAACGCTCGGCTTTTTCGTACGAGGAGTGAGATTCCAAAATTGGGAGCAGGAGTTGAGGATTTCGTGGCACTAGAGAACTCTGAACATGCCCTTACTCCTGGCTCATACGGTCATGACATAAGAGTTAATAATGTTTCCCCCAGCCAGTACAGTTTCTACAGTCATGACTTGTATGAAAACTCAGCTTTACTCTGACAGCTTGTTTTCTGTTCCAAACAGAAGGCTGTGAATACCCGTCATAATATGTCCTTGTAAATCTCTCAAGGCTCTTACTGCAAGCCCACTGATGCATATTTTCTGTTATGTGAGTTGTGATGTTATATTTTATATCTACTATTTCCAGAATGGAACATGccgtgccaatttttgttgattaCACGGGGTAAACCATAGTTACCAGGAATCCAGGACAAGAAACCGGATCACTAATGGTCTGTTTGGTTCGCTGCCCAGACTAGCCCTGCCAaattattgtttgcctattttttaTTGTTTGCTTTGTTGCCTGAAATTTTGGTTACCATTGGGTGTGCACCCCTCCCTCTAACAGATTTTTGCCAAATAGTTGGCCAAATGAGGGTGATGAATTCCTTGGCCAAAAAATTGGCAAGCCAACTCATGCCAACATTTGGTAAGGCTAGGATGGGCATCACCCAAACACACCCTAATCGCAGTGTGTTTGGTAAGCTAGTTCTGAACACGGTTACGTGACCCACATAAATCTGGGCTGATGACCCAATTACAGAGGTATATATGGCTTGAACAGAAAATTGCGTTTTATTGATCACAGTGAAGCACACACACAAATATTCTAGCGAACATGACACATTGCA from Triticum aestivum cultivar Chinese Spring chromosome 3B, IWGSC CS RefSeq v2.1, whole genome shotgun sequence includes these protein-coding regions:
- the LOC123070105 gene encoding putative cytochrome c oxidase subunit 5b-like, which produces MWRRLQTLAPALRRAAAAAGAAPSPASARAAPLSTAVAAFRRTGLLLSADKPAASGTSVEDVMPIATGLEREELEAELQGKKRFDMDPPVGPFGTKEAPAVIESYFDKRIVGCPGDEGEDEHDVVWFWLKKDEPHECPVCSQYFVLKVIGDGGNPDGHDDDDDGHHH